Below is a genomic region from Pyrococcus kukulkanii.
AGTTAGTCCGGGTCTAGCTTACTTCGCCGCCATTGAGTGGGTGGTGGCGTTTGTTCTGTTCCTCAGGGTGATTCACACGTACATAATCAGCGACGGTAGGCCGGAACCTAAGAGGAAGCTCGCGGGAAGCATAGTGATAGCGGTGGCAATGCTCCTGCTCCTCTCGATGGTGAGCCAGTTCGTCTGCGAGTATTTATGGGTAAGGTGGTGAGGGATGATGGAGTTTTTCACTCTCACGTTAGGCCTTTATATGGCTTCGATGCTTGCAGTCCTACCCCTCAGGAACAACTATGAGAAGTCAATTCGCGTTGGGCACGCCTTCACGGCGTTGGCTTCACTGGCACTGTTGGCCTTCGTAATCGAGGCCTTACCCACCGCGGTAAGGGGAGGGGCCATCGACTTAACCTTGGTCGGAATTTCCTTCCACATTGATGGGCTCTCTTTGATACTCTGCATGGTTCTTGGCATCCTTGGGCTAGCTACCTCACTTTACTCCCCGCGCTACATGGAGTCCTACAAGAAGCTCGGAAGAGGATGGGTCTACATAATTCTCTACTCGACCTTCATGCTTTCAATGATACTCATAGTAACGGTGGCCAACTTGCTCTGGTTCGTGTTCTTCTGGGAAGTGATGACCCTAGCCTCTTACCTGCTTATGATATGGGAGCACAACGAGGATCACGTCAGGAAGGCCGGCTGGAAGTACTTCGTCACCATGCACATTACTAGCACACTGCCTCTTCTCTTGGCCCTGGCCTTGCTCTACGCCAAGACAGGTTCAGTGGAGGGCTTGGACTTCGCGAACCTGTCCAAGCTCCATCTTGGGGCAATCTACTACCTCTTGTTTCTCATAGGCTTTGGCAGCAAGGCCGGCGTTGTTCCGATTCACTTCTGGCTACCGGATGCCCATCCGATAGCCCCAAGCAACGTTTCAGCATTGATGAGCGGTGCCATGATTAAAGTTGCCGTCTACGGCCTAGTCAGGCTCACATGCTTCGTCATGAAGCCGACAGAGATTTTTGGCTACATTGTTGGGGCCATAGGTGCAATAACCTTAACCGTTGGAACGCTCTATGCCCTCAAGCAGACCGATGCCAAGAGGCTTCTCGCCTATCATAGCGTTGGTCAGATGGGTTACATCTGGCTCGGAGTAGGCACCGGAATCCTCTTCCTCGCCAAGGGCGGCGAGTGGGCAGCCTTCGGAGCGATAGCTTTGACCGCTGGGCTTTATCACCTCCTTAATCATGCAATCTTTAAGGGTTTGCTCTTCCTCTCGGCCGGTTCCATCCTCTACAGGACGAGAAGTAAGGATCTCAACAAGCTCGCCGGACTTGCAAAGCTCATGCCAGTCACTGCGGTCTTCACTTTCGTGGCGGCAATGTCGATAGCTGGAGTTCCTCCCTTCAACGGTTTTATGAGCAAGTGGATGATATATCAAGCTACCTTCCTTTCAAGAAACATCGTCATCGTCATCTTTGGCATCTTTGCCCTCTTCATAAGCTCTGTGACCCTTGCATCTTTCCTCAAGTTCTATACGACAGCCTTCGGAGGTGAGCCCAACGAGCTGACCAAGGAGGCCAAAGAGGTTCCAATTGAGATGCTTATTGCTAAGGGTCTCTTGGCACTGTTGTGCCTTCTCTTCGGCCTGATACCCTCCACTGTAGTTCCACTGCTAGTCTCGCCCGGAAAGATCCTTAGTTGTTCTGATCTCTCGGGGTGGCTCACCATAACGCCCTCATTCATCATGATAAAGGTTCCTGGAATGCCTGCTGGAGGGGAGACGCTCTTCAAACCGCTCCTCTTCGTGATAGTCTTCGGCGTGGCTTTTACTGTGCTCTATGTGGCATTCCCGATTCACAAGAGAATCTACAAGCCCTGGACACTCGGAGAACCCGTTCCAATAGACGCCTACAAGATGAAAGCTGGCAACTACTACGAGGCCTTCGAGGAATACATACACTTCCTCTATCGTTGGGGGAATGAACTAAGCAAGCTCGGCAGAAAGATAACAGATAGTACGAGTCACGCTTACCTCTGGCTCTGCACGAAGCTCCACGAAATATCTGGTACGATATCAAAGGATCTAACCAACGCCGGTCTACTATATCTACGCTCTGCCAGCGAACTCTACCTCGATGAGTTCATCTTCGCACCCTTCGTCAAGATACTGTGCGGGCTTGGCCTTGTGCTCGACGAGGAAAGCAGGAAGGTCAACGCGGGCTTAACGCTGGCCTTTGTGACTTTGGCAATAATTTTAGTCTTGACACTTCTGTGAGGTGGTGAAGATGATCGAGAGGGCTATCTTTGGGATTTCCTCCCTCCTCGTAATCCTCGTCCTTCCACCTCTCCTCGACGGAATCAGCAGAAAGATCAAGGCGACAATCCAGGAGAGGCAGGGACCTCCGATCTTCCAGACCTATTATGACCTAGCCAGCCTGCTCTCCATGGAGCCCACTCTTCCAACCGACAGGCTAGGCTTCATATTGGCCCCCTATGTCGCCCTTGCCGCTGTCATTTCAGCTGGAATGCTACTTCCCTATGGTAACTTCACCCCGATAGCGTTTTCCGGGGATATCTTCGTCTTCGTCTACGTGCTTGGGGTATTCTCCGTTTCCCTCATGATGGCTGGCTTCCTCATGAATAACACCTACGCAAACGCTGGGGCAAATAGGGAGATGATGCTAATCCTTAGTGTCGAGCCGATACTGGGCATAGCTGTTGGAATAATGGCCTTGAGGGAGGGCACACTTAGTATCAGTAGCTTAACCTTCAACTCAACACCCAACCTTGCGATGCTGTTAGCCCTAGCCTTCCTAGGCTACTGGGCCTACGTCGAGTGCGCCTTCATACCCTTCGACATAGCGGAGGCGGAGACGGAGATACTCGAAGGTTCGCTCGTAGAGTATAGTGGAAGGTTGCTTGGGCTATTCAAGTGGGCTCTATTAGCTAAAAGAGTCGTCTTGATATGGCTCTTCGCGAGCATGCTATTGATACCTCTCCTGAAGAACTACGTTGACATCTCAACGCCACTTGGCGGTGCTATGATATTCATAGGACAGCTAACTCTCCTAATTATCCTCTACGCCCTGTCGGCGGTTATAGAGGCAACAACGGCGCGCATGAAGGTAATTCAAGCTCTCAGGCAGAACACCATGATATTTGTTATCGGGCTCGTTCTCTTGGTGCTCGCCTCCTTGGGGGTGGGAATGTGAGCGAGAGGGTTAGTAAAGACGCTCCTGCGGGAAGATCAAAGCCCATTGAGGGGAGGGTTGAAGTTACGCGGAAGTATCTTGACGATATCATCGAGAAATTTGGGGAGAAGATAAAGGACGTCAAGCAGGTTGCCTACAATCAATGGCTCATCACTGTCGAGAGGGAAGATTTGCCTGAGATCGTTCTCTACTTCCTCGATCATCCTGAGTGGAAGGAAACTCAGCTCTCTACAATGGTAGCGACCGACGAGAGGCCCCTGAACGGTAAGTTCAGCATCATATACTGGCTCAGCGTGAACGGAAAGGCCGGGGACTTCTACCTCGGTGTTAAGGCTTACATACCCGAGAACGAGTCATGGTTCATCTCGATAACGCCGAAGCACAGGGGCGCCAACTGGTACGAGAGGGAAGCTATGGAAATGCTGGGCCTTGAAGCGAGGGGTCATCCAGACCCGAGAAGGCTCGTCCTCCCCGATGACTGGCCGTCCTATGTTTATCCCCTCCGGAAGGACTTCCACTACTCGGACAGCCCACCTGGAGAGAAGTTCTACCCCTACAAGAAGCCCAAAGAGAACGAGTTTGTCGTTCCCTATGGGCCCTACCACGTCGCCCTCGAGGAGGCGGCCCACTTCAGGCTTTACGTCAGGGGAGAAACAATAACGGATGTTGACTACCGTGGCTTCTATGCCCATAGGGGGATAGAGAAAATAGTGGAGGGAAGGCTGACCTATGACCAGGTCTGCTTCATAGCGGAGAGGATATGCGGAATATGCGGTTGCACTCACTCAACTGCCTACTGTCAGGCCGTTGAGAGGGCCGGTGAGATAGAGGTTCCTGAGAGGGCTGAATACATAAGGACAATAGTTCTCGAAATAGAGAGGCTCCACAGTCACCTCCTTCACCTCGGAATAGTCTGTCACCTCACAGGCTACGACTACGGCTTCATGAAGGCCTGGAAGATAAGGGAGCACGTCATGTGGCTGGCTGAACGCTTAACGGGCAACAGGAAAACTTACGGAATGCTCCTCATAGGAGGAGTTAGAAGAGACATTCTCGAGTACAGGCGCTCTCTCATAGAGAAAACCATCAAGAATATCAAGACTGAATTCGAGGAGTTCGTTGACGTTACAATTTCTACGAGAACCTTCGTGAAGCGCTGTGAGGAAGTTGGTGTTCTCCCCTATAAGCTCGCCAAGGAGTGGGACGTTGATGGTCCCCTTGGAAGGGCCTCGGGCAGAGACTTCGACGTCAGGAGGGATCATCCGTATGCGGCCTACAAGGATCTAGACTTCAAGGTTCCTGTTTACAAGGAGGGCGACGTCCTCGCTAGGGCCCTCCTTAGGATCGAAGAGGTCAGGGAGAGTATCTGGATCATCGAGCAGGCCCTCGACATGATGCCTGGGGGCGACATTCTGGCGGAATACAAGGATATACCTGCCTACAGGGAGGCAATAGGAGTCACCGAAGCTCCGAGGGGGGAGAACGTCCACTATGTTATGACTGGACCTGGGAATAAGCTCTATCGGTATCGCGTAAGGGCAGCGACCTACAACAACCTTCCGGCCGTTCCAGACATGATGAGAGGGTACACCATAGCCGACGCACCGCTCATAGTGGCCTCAATAGACCCATGCTACTCCTGCACTGAGAGGGTGCAGATAGTGGATGTCGAGACTGGAAAGGTAAAAGTTCTGACGCAGGCCCAGTTCAACAAGCTGTCCATAAAGGCCTCAAGGAGGGTCTGAGATGACGGTAACGCTGAAGTATCCGTTTGTAAAGCTCGAGGCCCCACCCGAATACAGGGGCATCCCGCAGATAGACCCAATGCTCTGTATTGGCTGTGGGGCTTGCATCAACGCCTGTCCACCCGATGCCATCCTTAGGATAGACGACTACGAGAAGGGAACGAGGAAGATTGTCCTCGACGTGGGAAGATGCATCCGCTGTGCTCGCTGTGAGGAAGTCTGCCCGACCGGTGCGATAAAGCTCACCAACTTCTTTGAGGCAGCATCATCCGATAGGAAGGATCACGTGGAAGTCGTTGAGCTCAGACTTGTGAGGTGCAAGAACTGCGGCAGGTACGCTGACTTTACCGTCAGGCAGGTTCAGAAGGCCCTTCAGATACTTCCGAAGAAAGTCTTGGAAGAAGACGCGCTTGAGGAAAAGATTTGGCTCTGCAGGGATTGCAGGAGAAAGGGAACAGTTGACAGGATGATAAGGGCCAGCAGGGAGGTGGTTCTATGAAGCCCAAACTCCGCTCCATATGGGTTTTCCACCTCAATACGGGCTCGTGCAACGGTTGCGACATCGAGATAATCGACGTGCTCACGCCGTTCTATGACGTCGAGCGCTTTGGAATAAAGCTAGTTGGAAGTCCGAGACATGCGCACGCGCTTCTTGTCTCTGGTCCGCTCACGAGGCAGGCCTACTACAGTGCTAAGGAGACGATAAAGGCGATGCCACCACAGCCAAGGGTGATGGTAGCCATAGGAACCTGTGCCTGTAGTGGAGGAATATTCTACAACGGCTATCCAATCTATAGAAGGCCCGAGAGCGGCAGAGAGAGTTGCGAGTACCCCCGGAAGGGAGGTATAAACGAGCTCTTGGAAGATCTCAAGGAGGAGGGAGAGCCGATAGGGCCGGTCATCTACATCCCCGGCTGCCCACCGAGGCCAGAGGAAATAATCTATGGGATAGCTCAGCTTATAGGACTCGTCGAAAAGAGGCTAAGCTATCAGGAGTACAGCGATGATACCATGAAATTTAGACTCCCAGAAGGTCCGATTGAGGAAAGGATAAGGCTAACCCTTAGGGAGAGGCTCAGGCACCTCGTCGGCTACCTAGATAGGGAAAGAATCCTGGAGGACTTCATGAAGCTCGTCGAGCAGGTAGAGAAGAGTGAGAACCCAAGAGAGGAGCTGGCAAGGCTCGTTAAAGATTATGCCGCCAAATGCGGCGATGTCAGACTGGCCTTCTGCATGGCACTACTGGAAAATGAGTATTGGAGGGTCAGGGATGCCTTGGATGCTGGTAAAGAGTTTGTATATTGGATTTAAGACCCACATAGGAGCTGGTCTTGCTCACATAGAGGGGGACTTCGAGGTGAAGGAGGTAGTCGGGGAGATAAGCCCCAAAGCAGCTCATATCCTTAGGAAGCGCTTCCCATATATCACGCTCGCTGATGCCCCTCTGATTCCCCTCGAGGAGCTGGATGAGAGGGATAGGCAACTGCTGATTAAAGCCCTTGCGGGTCTAAAGGAGGATGAAAGGCTCAAAATAGAGTGGAGGTGAAGGATTATGGCCGAGACTAAGGAAAAGGTTCTGTACGGAGTTGATATGACCTTCGAAGCGATAGCCAAGAAAGCCACGCCAAAGTTCAAGACGACACCAGGCAGGTTGCTCTTCGCTGGCTTTATGGCAGGTGCCTTCATAGCCTTTGGGTTCCTACTCGCTGTAGTTGCCGCCACGGGGTACAGTCCTAAGTTGTTCCCTGATAAGGGCAATATCTCAGCGTTCAAGTTGCTCCTCGGTGCTGTCTTCCCAGTCGGCCTCATAGCGGTCATCTTGGCTGGAGCAGATCTCTGGACGGGCAACGTGCAGTTCCTCAGCTCCGCTAAGGTCAAGGGCTACGCCGACTTCAAGTGCGTCCTCTATAACTGGTTCGGAAGCTACGGCGGGAACTTCATAGGCTCAATATTCCTCGCACTCCTAGCTGTTCCACTGACTGGCCTCTTTGGTCACGTTGGCGACCCGAACTACTTCGGCCAGGTCACGGTCAGCATAGCAACGGGCAAGGTCTCGAAGGACATACTGGCGTTGTTCTTCCTTGGTATTGGCTGTAACTGGCTCGTCAATGTGGCCATATGGCAGTCAGCAAGGGTTCAGGATGGTGCCGGTAAGATACTTGCCATCTGGTTCCCAATCTTCGCCTTCGTCGCCATAGGCTTCGAGCACGCTATAGCCAATATGTGGGCAATTCCGGCCGGCATATTCCTCAGCGACTACACCATAACCTGGAGTCAGTTCTTCCACAACCTCATACCGGTCACCTTCGGTAACGCAGTCGGCGGCTTCCTCTTCGTGGCCTTCTACTACTGGTACCTCAGCCACCCAGAGCTAACCACGGACAGAATCATCAAGGAGCTCGTTGACTTCTTCGTCGTCTTCATGGCTTTCTGGGCCGTTGCGACCCTTATCCCCGCAGGAATTGGCATAGCCCTCGACAAGGCTTTCGGGAAGGGCGCCATGTATCTCGTCCCGCTGGTGCTATCTCTCTATTACATCGTTGGTACCTTCCTTCTCTACAAGAAAACCAGGCGTGACTGACTCTTTCATTCTTTCATTTTTCATTCAGCATGAGAGGTGGTATAGATGCTCGAAGACGCGTTCATGACGCTCATGAAGCTTGTGATTCCACTGTACCTGCTGGCAATAGTTATCTACGCGGTTAGGGCCTTTAGGGGGCCAACGGTTCCAGATATAATACTTGCAGTGGACTGCATAAGCTTTGACCTAGCCGCCTTCATGGCTATCCTTGCCATTTACTTTAAGAGCGTCTTTCTGATCGGGGGAGCCATAACCCTTGCCCTCTGGGCGTACCTCCTGGACATATACGTTGCCAAACACTTGGCGAGAGGGGAGGTGGGAGCA
It encodes:
- a CDS encoding proton-conducting transporter transmembrane domain-containing protein, with protein sequence MMEFFTLTLGLYMASMLAVLPLRNNYEKSIRVGHAFTALASLALLAFVIEALPTAVRGGAIDLTLVGISFHIDGLSLILCMVLGILGLATSLYSPRYMESYKKLGRGWVYIILYSTFMLSMILIVTVANLLWFVFFWEVMTLASYLLMIWEHNEDHVRKAGWKYFVTMHITSTLPLLLALALLYAKTGSVEGLDFANLSKLHLGAIYYLLFLIGFGSKAGVVPIHFWLPDAHPIAPSNVSALMSGAMIKVAVYGLVRLTCFVMKPTEIFGYIVGAIGAITLTVGTLYALKQTDAKRLLAYHSVGQMGYIWLGVGTGILFLAKGGEWAAFGAIALTAGLYHLLNHAIFKGLLFLSAGSILYRTRSKDLNKLAGLAKLMPVTAVFTFVAAMSIAGVPPFNGFMSKWMIYQATFLSRNIVIVIFGIFALFISSVTLASFLKFYTTAFGGEPNELTKEAKEVPIEMLIAKGLLALLCLLFGLIPSTVVPLLVSPGKILSCSDLSGWLTITPSFIMIKVPGMPAGGETLFKPLLFVIVFGVAFTVLYVAFPIHKRIYKPWTLGEPVPIDAYKMKAGNYYEAFEEYIHFLYRWGNELSKLGRKITDSTSHAYLWLCTKLHEISGTISKDLTNAGLLYLRSASELYLDEFIFAPFVKILCGLGLVLDEESRKVNAGLTLAFVTLAIILVLTLL
- a CDS encoding respiratory chain complex I subunit 1 family protein, translated to MIERAIFGISSLLVILVLPPLLDGISRKIKATIQERQGPPIFQTYYDLASLLSMEPTLPTDRLGFILAPYVALAAVISAGMLLPYGNFTPIAFSGDIFVFVYVLGVFSVSLMMAGFLMNNTYANAGANREMMLILSVEPILGIAVGIMALREGTLSISSLTFNSTPNLAMLLALAFLGYWAYVECAFIPFDIAEAETEILEGSLVEYSGRLLGLFKWALLAKRVVLIWLFASMLLIPLLKNYVDISTPLGGAMIFIGQLTLLIILYALSAVIEATTARMKVIQALRQNTMIFVIGLVLLVLASLGVGM
- a CDS encoding hydrogenase large subunit, with protein sequence MSERVSKDAPAGRSKPIEGRVEVTRKYLDDIIEKFGEKIKDVKQVAYNQWLITVEREDLPEIVLYFLDHPEWKETQLSTMVATDERPLNGKFSIIYWLSVNGKAGDFYLGVKAYIPENESWFISITPKHRGANWYEREAMEMLGLEARGHPDPRRLVLPDDWPSYVYPLRKDFHYSDSPPGEKFYPYKKPKENEFVVPYGPYHVALEEAAHFRLYVRGETITDVDYRGFYAHRGIEKIVEGRLTYDQVCFIAERICGICGCTHSTAYCQAVERAGEIEVPERAEYIRTIVLEIERLHSHLLHLGIVCHLTGYDYGFMKAWKIREHVMWLAERLTGNRKTYGMLLIGGVRRDILEYRRSLIEKTIKNIKTEFEEFVDVTISTRTFVKRCEEVGVLPYKLAKEWDVDGPLGRASGRDFDVRRDHPYAAYKDLDFKVPVYKEGDVLARALLRIEEVRESIWIIEQALDMMPGGDILAEYKDIPAYREAIGVTEAPRGENVHYVMTGPGNKLYRYRVRAATYNNLPAVPDMMRGYTIADAPLIVASIDPCYSCTERVQIVDVETGKVKVLTQAQFNKLSIKASRRV
- a CDS encoding 4Fe-4S dicluster domain-containing protein, with translation MTVTLKYPFVKLEAPPEYRGIPQIDPMLCIGCGACINACPPDAILRIDDYEKGTRKIVLDVGRCIRCARCEEVCPTGAIKLTNFFEAASSDRKDHVEVVELRLVRCKNCGRYADFTVRQVQKALQILPKKVLEEDALEEKIWLCRDCRRKGTVDRMIRASREVVL
- a CDS encoding NADH-quinone oxidoreductase subunit B family protein, which produces MKPKLRSIWVFHLNTGSCNGCDIEIIDVLTPFYDVERFGIKLVGSPRHAHALLVSGPLTRQAYYSAKETIKAMPPQPRVMVAIGTCACSGGIFYNGYPIYRRPESGRESCEYPRKGGINELLEDLKEEGEPIGPVIYIPGCPPRPEEIIYGIAQLIGLVEKRLSYQEYSDDTMKFRLPEGPIEERIRLTLRERLRHLVGYLDRERILEDFMKLVEQVEKSENPREELARLVKDYAAKCGDVRLAFCMALLENEYWRVRDALDAGKEFVYWI
- a CDS encoding formate/nitrite transporter family protein — translated: MAETKEKVLYGVDMTFEAIAKKATPKFKTTPGRLLFAGFMAGAFIAFGFLLAVVAATGYSPKLFPDKGNISAFKLLLGAVFPVGLIAVILAGADLWTGNVQFLSSAKVKGYADFKCVLYNWFGSYGGNFIGSIFLALLAVPLTGLFGHVGDPNYFGQVTVSIATGKVSKDILALFFLGIGCNWLVNVAIWQSARVQDGAGKILAIWFPIFAFVAIGFEHAIANMWAIPAGIFLSDYTITWSQFFHNLIPVTFGNAVGGFLFVAFYYWYLSHPELTTDRIIKELVDFFVVFMAFWAVATLIPAGIGIALDKAFGKGAMYLVPLVLSLYYIVGTFLLYKKTRRD
- a CDS encoding monovalent cation/H+ antiporter complex subunit F, with translation MLEDAFMTLMKLVIPLYLLAIVIYAVRAFRGPTVPDIILAVDCISFDLAAFMAILAIYFKSVFLIGGAITLALWAYLLDIYVAKHLARGEVGA